A single window of Dromaius novaehollandiae isolate bDroNov1 chromosome 33, bDroNov1.hap1, whole genome shotgun sequence DNA harbors:
- the AKAP8 gene encoding A-kinase anchor protein 8 isoform X10 yields MDQGYGGYGTWSTGTTNTQGTYATNATSWQGITAKENYEGSSWHTWQSLYESPRSDIAKGYEGYDYYNTQTTAANTAATYNYGAAAAATSSTWETPKSSDMSMNADVNTSMTVGSYSAETGANESSDSIIAKINQRLDMLSKEGSSGAGEGMEDQESSFRFESFESYDSRSSMNDRDMYRSGYDYGEVGTDRNDSFGSQFDSRRDQSRNRGNNYGLIRGRGQNRVQNRGRLNTFNRSDHFMPSSSSERLSARWNELNYMGGRGMGGPGPNRLPSLFSQALVPDYGDYGDYGDYGDYGDYGDYGDYGDYGDYGDYDYGMMGMSGMGMGRYGNMPYGMGRQRNRDRVSTVPWHLNTLMPKRRGFRNRSGGRSDSEGGRKRKQSQSGDEPESKQAKTDSEGDDTENADEGEGEERSGDEADKGENGVAAIWQRKVLTYSGSSGLCAPSPEDVAASGDGCEDDDEEVKKRREKQRRRDRMRDRAMDRIQFACSVCKFRSFEEDEIQKHLQSKFHKETLRYIGTKLPDKTVEFLQEYIVNRNKKIEKRRQDLTEKEGTKQKPDPFKGIGQEHFFKKIEAAHCMACDMLIPAQNHLLQRHLRSADHNRNRRMAAEQFKKTSLHVAKSVLNNKHIVKMLEKYLKGPQARQQLLMINGIKGCRQI; encoded by the exons gtTATGGCACCTGGAGTACTGGGACCACCAATACTCAAG GTACATATGCGACAAATGCGACAAGCTGGCAAG GCATCACGGCCAAGGAGAATTATGAGGGATCTTCATGGCACACTTGGCAGTCACTTTACGAGAGCCCTAGGAGTGACATAGCGAAGG GCTATGAAGGTTATGATTATTACAACACCCAAACCACCGCCGCTAACACGGCGGCCACATACAACTATGGCGcggcagctgctgccacctccagTACTTGGGAGACTCCCAAATCGTCCGATATGAGCATGAACGCCGACGTCAACACCAGCATGACCGTTGGGTCGTACAGCGCCGAGACCGGGGCGAACGAGAGCTCGGATTCCATCATAGCCAAAATTAACCAGCGTTTAGATATGCTGTCCAAGGAGGGCAGCAGCGGAGCAGGCGAAGGCATGGAAGACCAGGAGAG CTCTTTCAGATTTGAGTCTTTTGAATCGTATGACTCGAGGTCTTCAATGAACGACCGTGACATGTACAGATCTGGCTACGATTACGGGGAAGTGGGAACTGATCGGAACGATTCCTTTGGGAGCCAGTTCGACAGCCGCAGGGATCAGTCGCGCAACCGAGGCAACAACTACGGCCTCATCCGAGGAAGGGGGCAGAACCGCGTTCAGAATCGGGGGCGTCTCAACACTTTCAACCGCAGCGACCACTTCATGCCCTCCTCCAGTTCGGAGCGCCTGTCGGCTCGCTGGAATGAGTTGAACTACATGGGGGGGCGCGGGATGGGGGGGCCCGGTCCCAACAGgctcccttctctcttctcccaaGCCCTCGTCCCCGACTACGGCGACTATGGCGATTACGGTGACTACGGCGACTATGGAGATTATGGCGATTACGGTGACTACGGCGACTACGGGGACTATGGAGACTATGACTATGGCATGATGGGCATGTCGGGCATGGGAATGGGACGGTACGGCAATATGCCGTACGGAATGGGGAGGCAGCGGAACAGAGACAGAGTGAGTACGGTGCCGTGGCACCTGAACACGCTCATG CCCAAAAGGAGGGGTTTCCGCAACCGTTCAGGAGGGCGATCAGATAGCGAAGGAGGTCGCAAGCGAAAACAGTCCCAAAGCGGAGATGAGCCAGAAAGCAAACAGGCAAAGACTGACAGCGAAGGAGACGACACTGAGAATG CAGATGAGGGCGAAGGAGAGGAAAGGTCAGGAGATGAAGCTGACAAAGGt gagAATGGAGTTGCGGCGATTTGGCAGAGGAAG GTCTTGACCTACAGTGGAAGTTCTGGTCTCTGCGCTCCTTCACCTGAAGACGTTGCAG CATCTGGAGATGGCTgtgaagatgatgatgaggaggtgaaaaagaggagggagaagcagcGGAGAAGAGATAGGATGCGCGATCGGGCAATGGACAG AATCCAGTTTGCCTGTTCCGTCTGCAAGTTCCGCAGTTTTGAGGAAGACGAAATCCAGAAGCATCTACAGAGCAAGTTTCACAAAGAGACCTTGCGATACATCGGTACCAAACTTCCAGACAAAACCGTTGAGTTTCTGCAG GAGTACATCGTCAACAGGAATAAGAAAATTGAGAAGCGGCGCCAGGATCTCACGGAGAAAGAGGGCACAAAACAGAAGCCAGATCCGTTTAAGG GTATTGGCCAGGAACACTTCTTCAAGAAGATCGAGGCAGCTCACTGTATGGCTTGTGACATGTTAATTCCCGCACAGAACCACCTCCTCCAGAGGCATCTGCGATCTGCAGATCACAACCGAAACCGCAGA ATGGCCGCGGAGCAGTTCAAGAAGACGAGCTTGCACGTCGCCAAGAGCGTCCTCAACAACAAACACATCGTCAAGATGCTGGAGAAGTACCTCAAG GGTCCGCAGGCACGTCAACAACTCCTCATGATCAACGGTATCAAAGGCTGCCGGCAGATCTAA
- the AKAP8 gene encoding A-kinase anchor protein 8 isoform X5, producing the protein MDQGYGGYGTWSTGTTNTQGTYATNATSWQGYEGYDYYNTQTTAANTAATYNYGAAAAATSSTWETPKSSDMSMNADVNTSMTVGSYSAETGANESSDSIIAKINQRLDMLSKEGSSGAGEGMEDQESSFRFESFESYDSRSSMNDRDMYRSGYDYGEVGTDRNDSFGSQFDSRRDQSRNRGNNYGLIRGRGQNRVQNRGRLNTFNRSDHFMPSSSSERLSARWNELNYMGGRGMGGPGPNRLPSLFSQALVPDYGDYGDYGDYGDYGDYGDYGDYGDYGDYGDYDYGMMGMSGMGMGRYGNMPYGMGRQRNRDRVSTVPWHLNTLMPKRRGFRNRSGGRSDSEGGRKRKQSQSGDEPESKQAKTDSEGDDTENADEGEGEERSGDEADKGENGVAAIWQRKVLTYSGSSGLCAPSPEDVAASGDGCEDDDEEVKKRREKQRRRDRMRDRAMDRIQFACSVCKFRSFEEDEIQKHLQSKFHKETLRYIGTKLPDKTVEFLQEYIVNRNKKIEKRRQDLTEKEGTKQKPDPFKGIGQEHFFKKIEAAHCMACDMLIPAQNHLLQRHLRSADHNRNRRMAAEQFKKTSLHVAKSVLNNKHIVKMLEKYLKGEDPFTDEIGDQDVDEAEALEGGDGGGEGASENAPAETAQAEEGGAGDTGDATEAAKAGEEMEGASEELSKTEEFLKHVGEQDHPKQLLMPPFLQDEDQLEAEEAAEEAAEEAAEEAAEDATAGATSEAEAAEPSEAAIEASLEESPSAPETPQEPAASPESKTDGWAAKEEEEEEEEEEEEMEEEEEEATSEVVPAACSEQEEEEEEEEEDPPAAAELQQE; encoded by the exons gtTATGGCACCTGGAGTACTGGGACCACCAATACTCAAG GTACATATGCGACAAATGCGACAAGCTGGCAAG GCTATGAAGGTTATGATTATTACAACACCCAAACCACCGCCGCTAACACGGCGGCCACATACAACTATGGCGcggcagctgctgccacctccagTACTTGGGAGACTCCCAAATCGTCCGATATGAGCATGAACGCCGACGTCAACACCAGCATGACCGTTGGGTCGTACAGCGCCGAGACCGGGGCGAACGAGAGCTCGGATTCCATCATAGCCAAAATTAACCAGCGTTTAGATATGCTGTCCAAGGAGGGCAGCAGCGGAGCAGGCGAAGGCATGGAAGACCAGGAGAG CTCTTTCAGATTTGAGTCTTTTGAATCGTATGACTCGAGGTCTTCAATGAACGACCGTGACATGTACAGATCTGGCTACGATTACGGGGAAGTGGGAACTGATCGGAACGATTCCTTTGGGAGCCAGTTCGACAGCCGCAGGGATCAGTCGCGCAACCGAGGCAACAACTACGGCCTCATCCGAGGAAGGGGGCAGAACCGCGTTCAGAATCGGGGGCGTCTCAACACTTTCAACCGCAGCGACCACTTCATGCCCTCCTCCAGTTCGGAGCGCCTGTCGGCTCGCTGGAATGAGTTGAACTACATGGGGGGGCGCGGGATGGGGGGGCCCGGTCCCAACAGgctcccttctctcttctcccaaGCCCTCGTCCCCGACTACGGCGACTATGGCGATTACGGTGACTACGGCGACTATGGAGATTATGGCGATTACGGTGACTACGGCGACTACGGGGACTATGGAGACTATGACTATGGCATGATGGGCATGTCGGGCATGGGAATGGGACGGTACGGCAATATGCCGTACGGAATGGGGAGGCAGCGGAACAGAGACAGAGTGAGTACGGTGCCGTGGCACCTGAACACGCTCATG CCCAAAAGGAGGGGTTTCCGCAACCGTTCAGGAGGGCGATCAGATAGCGAAGGAGGTCGCAAGCGAAAACAGTCCCAAAGCGGAGATGAGCCAGAAAGCAAACAGGCAAAGACTGACAGCGAAGGAGACGACACTGAGAATG CAGATGAGGGCGAAGGAGAGGAAAGGTCAGGAGATGAAGCTGACAAAGGt gagAATGGAGTTGCGGCGATTTGGCAGAGGAAG GTCTTGACCTACAGTGGAAGTTCTGGTCTCTGCGCTCCTTCACCTGAAGACGTTGCAG CATCTGGAGATGGCTgtgaagatgatgatgaggaggtgaaaaagaggagggagaagcagcGGAGAAGAGATAGGATGCGCGATCGGGCAATGGACAG AATCCAGTTTGCCTGTTCCGTCTGCAAGTTCCGCAGTTTTGAGGAAGACGAAATCCAGAAGCATCTACAGAGCAAGTTTCACAAAGAGACCTTGCGATACATCGGTACCAAACTTCCAGACAAAACCGTTGAGTTTCTGCAG GAGTACATCGTCAACAGGAATAAGAAAATTGAGAAGCGGCGCCAGGATCTCACGGAGAAAGAGGGCACAAAACAGAAGCCAGATCCGTTTAAGG GTATTGGCCAGGAACACTTCTTCAAGAAGATCGAGGCAGCTCACTGTATGGCTTGTGACATGTTAATTCCCGCACAGAACCACCTCCTCCAGAGGCATCTGCGATCTGCAGATCACAACCGAAACCGCAGA ATGGCCGCGGAGCAGTTCAAGAAGACGAGCTTGCACGTCGCCAAGAGCGTCCTCAACAACAAACACATCGTCAAGATGCTGGAGAAGTACCTCAAG GGCGAAGATCCCTTCACGGACGAAATTGGTGACCAGGACGTGGACGAAGCGGAGGCCTTGGAAGGTGGAGATGGCGGCGGGGAAGGCGCAAGCGAAAACGCTCCTGCGGAGACTGCCCAGGCGGAGGAAGGAGGAGCGGGGGACACGGGCGACGCCACGGAGGCGGCTAAAGCAGGGGAAGAAATGGAAGGCGCTTCGGAAGAGTTGTCTAAAACCGAGGAGTTTCTTAAACACGTGGGGGAACAAGATCACCCGAAGCAGCTGCTGATGCCCCCTTTCCTGCAAGATGAAGACCAGCTGGAAGCAGAGGAAGCAGCggaggaagcagcagaggaagCAGCGGAGGAAGCAGCGGAGGACGCGACGGCCGGGGCGACTTCGGAAGCGGAAGCAGCAGAGCCCTCAGAAGCCGCCATTGAGGCAAGTCTGGAGGAGTCGCCTTCGGCTCCAGAAACTCCCCAGGAGCCAGCAGCTTCCCCGGAAAGCAAAACTGATGGCTGGgcagccaaagaggaggaggaggaggaagaggaggaggaggaggagatggaggaggaggaggaggaagccacAAGCGAGGTGGTACCAGCTGCATGCAGtgagcaagaggaggaggaagaggaggaggaggaagatccaccagcagctgctgagctgcagcaagAATAA